The proteins below are encoded in one region of Candidatus Dormiibacterota bacterium:
- a CDS encoding glycosyltransferase family 2 protein, producing MSGLAIPATGRPELSVVMVTYNAWEWTRRALEALVEHTDADLELIVADNASSDGTLEGLAAVEGITVLRNPANLGFGPAANQAALRARAPLLLLLNTDALVHPGWLPPLRAVLEAEPDVAAVAPRLLHVDGSLQEVGSIVWGDAEVWPYGATRAAAAPEYRFRRDVDYASAACLLLRRSAFVDAGGFDPVYAPAYYEDVDLSLRLWERGLRTVCQPRSEVTHAGGASTDPGRRTRLLERNRPVFVERWRRLLALRPPSPVHAEPEDVIPGRDLRCDDRVLVVGDFVPDARQPGQEALLRTLVRLWPRARVTHLALDADAAEESAPPLLAAGIELAWPGDGLEGWLRQRRHHYGVVIGTSWAASARPVHRLLEATQPHAHRVVLLDHDAARDLAGEDHAAAVRSARVLLCAGEEARAAAVGAGPLGEVVILDGDRSLTAALAPLGMAPTGR from the coding sequence TGGACCCGGCGGGCGCTGGAGGCGCTGGTGGAGCACACCGACGCCGACCTCGAGCTGATCGTCGCCGACAACGCCTCCAGCGACGGCACCCTCGAGGGCCTCGCCGCCGTCGAGGGGATCACGGTGCTGCGCAACCCCGCGAACCTCGGCTTCGGACCCGCCGCCAACCAGGCGGCGCTGCGGGCGCGAGCCCCGCTCCTGCTGCTCCTCAACACCGACGCCCTCGTCCACCCCGGCTGGCTGCCCCCCCTGCGCGCGGTGCTCGAGGCTGAGCCCGACGTCGCCGCCGTCGCCCCCCGCCTCCTCCACGTCGACGGCTCCCTCCAGGAGGTGGGGAGCATCGTCTGGGGCGACGCCGAGGTGTGGCCGTACGGCGCCACCCGGGCGGCGGCCGCGCCCGAGTACCGCTTCCGCCGTGACGTCGACTACGCCTCCGCCGCCTGCCTGCTGCTCCGCCGCTCCGCCTTCGTCGACGCCGGCGGCTTCGATCCCGTCTACGCCCCGGCCTACTACGAGGACGTCGACCTCAGCCTGCGGCTCTGGGAGCGGGGCCTGCGGACCGTGTGCCAGCCCCGGTCCGAGGTCACCCATGCCGGCGGGGCGTCCACCGACCCGGGACGGAGGACGAGGCTGCTCGAGCGCAACCGCCCGGTGTTCGTCGAGCGCTGGCGGCGGCTGCTGGCGCTCCGGCCCCCGAGCCCGGTCCACGCGGAGCCCGAGGACGTCATCCCCGGCCGCGATCTCCGATGCGACGACCGGGTGCTGGTGGTCGGCGACTTCGTCCCCGACGCGCGGCAGCCGGGGCAGGAGGCGCTGCTCCGGACCCTGGTCCGGCTGTGGCCGCGGGCCCGGGTCACCCACCTCGCCCTCGACGCCGACGCGGCCGAGGAGAGCGCCCCGCCGCTGCTCGCCGCCGGGATCGAGCTGGCCTGGCCGGGCGACGGCCTCGAGGGCTGGCTGCGGCAGCGGCGCCACCACTACGGGGTCGTGATCGGGACCTCGTGGGCGGCCTCCGCGCGGCCGGTGCACCGGCTGCTCGAGGCCACCCAGCCCCACGCCCACCGGGTCGTCCTCCTCGACCACGACGCGGCCAGGGACCTCGCCGGCGAGGACCATGCGGCGGCGGTGCGCTCGGCGCGGGTGCTGCTCTGCGCCGGGGAGGAGGCGCGTGCCGCCGCCGTCGGGGCCGGTCCCCTTGGGGAGGTGGTGATTCTCGACGGCGACCGCTCACTGACCGCTGCACTGGCACCGTTGGGAATGGCTCCGACCGGGCGGTGA